A single region of the Halobacterium wangiae genome encodes:
- a CDS encoding ABC transporter permease, whose translation MSDTETTSSEATQSTFERRLGDLDRIVYRFRQNPMSVLGLGLILAFVFIAVFAPWIAPFPYDAGYGGEPAVHFDQKFESPSAEHLFGTDQAGRDIFSRVLFGARLSLKIGVVVLAAAVSIGVPVGLVAGYLGGGIGMTLMRVTDVFLSVPPLVLALSVSVALEASLTNSMLAIAAVWWPWYARLTYGEVLSVKKETYVEASRGIGATSARTIFRDILPNVLAPITVKMSLDMGYAILVASALGFLGLGAQPPTPEWGTMVSQGRDYMPGQWWYSTFPGLAIFLIVLGFNFLGDGLRDMFDVEVQ comes from the coding sequence ATGAGTGATACAGAAACCACGTCCAGCGAGGCGACCCAGAGTACGTTCGAGCGCCGGTTGGGCGACCTCGACCGGATCGTGTACCGCTTCCGCCAGAACCCGATGTCCGTCCTCGGACTCGGCCTCATCCTGGCGTTCGTCTTCATCGCCGTGTTCGCGCCCTGGATAGCGCCGTTCCCGTACGACGCCGGCTACGGCGGCGAGCCTGCGGTCCACTTCGACCAGAAGTTCGAGTCCCCGAGTGCCGAACACCTCTTCGGCACTGACCAGGCCGGCCGGGACATCTTCAGCCGCGTCCTCTTCGGCGCCCGACTGTCGCTGAAGATCGGGGTGGTCGTGCTCGCAGCAGCCGTCTCCATCGGCGTCCCAGTGGGACTCGTCGCCGGCTACCTCGGCGGGGGCATCGGTATGACGCTGATGCGGGTGACCGACGTGTTCCTGTCGGTGCCACCACTCGTGCTCGCCCTCTCGGTAAGCGTCGCCCTGGAGGCCAGTCTGACGAACTCGATGCTCGCCATCGCCGCCGTCTGGTGGCCGTGGTACGCCCGCCTCACGTACGGCGAGGTGCTGTCGGTGAAGAAGGAGACGTACGTGGAGGCCAGCCGCGGCATCGGGGCGACGTCGGCGCGCACCATCTTCCGGGACATCCTCCCGAACGTGCTCGCCCCCATCACGGTGAAGATGAGCCTCGACATGGGGTACGCCATCCTCGTGGCGTCCGCGCTCGGGTTCCTCGGTCTGGGGGCACAGCCACCGACGCCAGAGTGGGGGACGATGGTCAGCCAGGGACGGGACTACATGCCCGGCCAGTGGTGGTACTCGACGTTCCCGGGGCTCGCCATCTTCCTCATCGTGCTCGGGTTCAACTTCCTCGGTGACGGCCTCCGGGACATGTTCGACGTGGAGGTGCAGTGA
- a CDS encoding ABC transporter permease — MGYRDYLIKRGLSTIPMFVGLSVLIFTLARVIPGRPARLALGPRATDEAVQRLREQMGLNDPLWVQYFDYMAGLVQGDLGQSLISERNVATDLLDYFPATFELTTLAMLIAIGVGVPLGVVAGQHKDKWPDNASRLFSFFNVSLPPFWAGILLQLLIAFQLGLLPATGRIGDVSPMPVETTGLLLVDSLLAANGAAFVSAAQHLLLPAITLSLAPIADIARMTRSSFIEEYDKDYVEGLRTHGIPNRLIAYKYVLRKSFASTLTIIGLDYGFLLGSAFVVEIVFSWPGMASYGVEAILQKDINAMVGVTLVVGAAFLIVNFAVDILYGFFDPRVWHEGDAE, encoded by the coding sequence ATGGGCTACAGAGACTACCTGATCAAACGCGGGCTGTCGACCATCCCGATGTTCGTCGGGCTGTCGGTGCTCATCTTCACACTCGCCCGCGTGATTCCGGGGCGGCCAGCCAGGCTCGCACTCGGCCCGCGTGCGACCGACGAGGCCGTCCAGCGGCTCCGCGAGCAGATGGGGCTGAACGACCCGCTGTGGGTCCAGTACTTCGACTACATGGCCGGGCTCGTGCAGGGCGACCTCGGTCAGTCCCTCATCTCCGAGCGGAACGTCGCCACCGACCTGCTCGACTACTTCCCGGCGACCTTCGAGCTGACGACGCTAGCCATGCTCATCGCGATCGGCGTCGGCGTGCCGCTGGGCGTCGTCGCGGGCCAGCACAAGGACAAGTGGCCGGACAACGCCAGCCGGCTGTTCTCGTTCTTCAACGTCTCCCTGCCACCGTTCTGGGCAGGCATCCTGCTGCAGCTGCTCATCGCGTTCCAGCTCGGGCTGCTGCCGGCGACGGGTCGCATCGGCGACGTCAGTCCGATGCCCGTCGAGACGACGGGACTGCTGCTCGTCGACAGCCTGCTCGCGGCGAACGGTGCGGCGTTCGTGAGTGCCGCCCAGCACCTGCTGCTGCCCGCGATCACCCTGTCGCTCGCACCGATAGCGGACATCGCACGGATGACCCGCTCGAGCTTCATCGAGGAGTACGACAAGGACTACGTCGAGGGACTCCGCACGCACGGCATCCCGAACCGGCTCATCGCGTACAAGTACGTGCTCCGGAAGTCGTTCGCGTCGACGCTCACCATCATCGGACTGGACTACGGCTTCCTGCTGGGCTCCGCGTTCGTCGTCGAGATCGTGTTCTCGTGGCCGGGGATGGCGTCGTACGGCGTCGAGGCCATCCTCCAGAAGGACATCAACGCCATGGTCGGTGTGACGCTCGTCGTCGGGGCGGCGTTCCTGATCGTGAACTTCGCGGTGGACATCCTCTACGGGTTCTTCGACCCGCGGGTGTGGCACGAAGGTGATGCAGAATGA
- a CDS encoding ABC transporter substrate-binding protein: MSAIFAGCTGNQETDTTTNDSGDNTTETTAGDQTDTGNQPGTEFDYVTTVTPSSLDPMKGSDNLETILLHNVYDPLLYYTDTTPPELQSWLAEEYSVSEDGRTYTFQLNGDATFHNGDQVTASDVKYSVQRMMDMGNGFSWMWSGVLSPENVEVVDETTVKMTTNDVFAPFLYTLPFLYIVNQDQIEANTNSDGQYGDNGDYGTAWLEDNDAGSGPYELTKRDRKREIVIESNDDWWGTFPHDGDGYEVVTTEMVQEAATAAGRMREGAQMSDQWLPLQTYNDLAGSDGVRVHAKATFNPFYVYMHTQREPLDDVHVRRAISYAFDYEAALNDVMAGDSDHLRGPLPDAMWSHTEDLPTYGKDLEAAQAELDQSDYSASDLDLNYTYVSGLTVEQNMGLLLQSNLQELGGSLTVEKAPWSKITEMASSQESTPDMLAIYLSFSYADPDTFLYPAWHSDSHGSWTSAAWYQNDEVDQLLTQGRQTVTQEERIPIYEEAQRLIAEDAPALFVMNQATRNAIGTDVQGFKDNGITGYRQTFHRYHQG, encoded by the coding sequence GTGAGTGCAATATTCGCGGGTTGCACCGGGAACCAAGAGACAGACACGACGACGAACGATTCAGGCGATAATACGACCGAAACGACAGCCGGCGACCAGACCGACACCGGGAACCAGCCGGGGACCGAGTTCGACTACGTCACCACGGTCACCCCGAGTTCGCTCGACCCGATGAAGGGGTCGGACAACCTGGAGACCATCCTGCTCCACAACGTCTACGACCCGCTGCTGTACTACACGGACACGACCCCGCCCGAACTCCAGAGCTGGCTCGCCGAGGAGTACTCCGTCTCCGAGGACGGTCGGACGTACACGTTCCAGCTCAACGGCGACGCGACGTTCCACAACGGCGACCAGGTCACCGCGTCGGACGTGAAGTACTCCGTCCAGCGCATGATGGACATGGGCAACGGCTTCTCGTGGATGTGGTCGGGCGTCCTCTCCCCGGAGAACGTCGAAGTCGTCGACGAAACCACGGTGAAGATGACCACGAACGACGTGTTCGCACCGTTCCTCTACACGCTGCCGTTCCTCTACATCGTCAACCAGGACCAGATCGAGGCCAACACCAACAGCGACGGCCAGTACGGCGACAACGGCGACTACGGCACCGCGTGGCTCGAGGACAACGACGCCGGGAGTGGCCCCTACGAGCTGACGAAGCGCGACCGCAAGCGGGAGATCGTCATCGAGAGCAACGACGACTGGTGGGGAACGTTCCCCCACGACGGCGACGGCTACGAGGTCGTCACGACGGAGATGGTCCAGGAGGCCGCGACCGCGGCGGGCCGCATGCGCGAGGGCGCCCAGATGTCCGACCAGTGGCTCCCGCTCCAGACGTACAACGACCTCGCGGGCTCCGACGGCGTCCGGGTGCACGCGAAGGCGACGTTCAACCCGTTCTACGTCTACATGCACACCCAGCGGGAGCCACTCGACGACGTCCACGTCCGGCGCGCCATCTCGTACGCCTTCGACTACGAGGCCGCGCTCAACGACGTCATGGCGGGCGACTCCGACCACCTCAGGGGACCGCTCCCGGACGCGATGTGGAGCCACACCGAGGACCTCCCGACGTACGGCAAGGACCTCGAGGCGGCCCAGGCCGAACTCGACCAGTCCGACTACTCGGCGAGCGACCTGGACCTGAACTACACGTACGTCTCCGGGCTCACCGTCGAGCAGAACATGGGACTGTTGCTCCAGTCGAACCTCCAGGAACTCGGCGGGTCGCTGACCGTCGAGAAGGCTCCGTGGTCGAAGATCACCGAGATGGCCTCGAGCCAGGAGTCCACGCCGGACATGCTCGCGATCTACCTGTCCTTCAGCTACGCTGACCCGGACACGTTCCTCTACCCCGCGTGGCACAGTGACTCCCACGGCTCCTGGACCAGCGCCGCGTGGTACCAGAACGACGAGGTCGACCAACTCCTCACCCAGGGTCGCCAGACGGTCACCCAGGAGGAACGCATCCCCATCTACGAGGAGGCCCAGCGACTCATCGCCGAGGACGCCCCCGCGCTGTTCGTGATGAACCAGGCGACCCGTAACGCGATCGGCACCGACGTCCAGGGGTTCAAGGACAACGGCATCACGGGCTACCGCCAGACCTTCCACCGCTACCACCAGGGCTGA
- a CDS encoding hydantoinase/oxoprolinase family protein, which translates to MTRDTNTQRVAVDIGGTFVDAITFDRETGAVELEKAATTPSQPSNGVLDSVDKVGADLPATEAFVHGTTLGLNAVLERDGARTGVITNEGFTDVHEIGRTNLERDAMYDINYQKPESMVPRRRRLGVPGRLDADGAVVEELDEDAVRDAAAELVEEHDVDAIAICFLHSYQNGQHERAAADIVRDAHPDVSVSVSSDITGEYREYERTSTAVLDSYIKPIFENYVDTLGGALADAGFEESFFITRSGGGTLTAESAKTAPVHTILSGPAGGLIGASQVGSITNRDNLITVDMGGTSLDAAVVEDGSPVVKYDSTLEHQPMLIPVYDIRTIGAGGGSIAWLDGDLLKVGPESAGADPGPICYDNGGTDPTVTDAALALGFLDPGDFLGGEMDTAAEAAIDGIQETLADPLDTTVEDASRGVFDVALATTVGAIREITVEKGLDPRDFSMMAYGGAGPMFVPLVARELGVKEVVVPQAPSVFSAWGMLMADVVYDFSQTQIAVLDDVYLDTLEAAFDDLEAEGSETLSEEGIGEARQRLERTIEMRYLGQEHTVEVDADGVADLDELADRFEAQHETRYGHTMNDPVQVVHLRVRAIGENDKPTLDPQPPRDGALEAAGSRDAYCFAAGEFRDFDVYERGDLTPGDELDGPAVVTEPTTSLVFHSDQSATVDDYGHIVVTTEDEQ; encoded by the coding sequence GTGACACGAGATACCAACACACAGCGCGTCGCGGTCGACATCGGTGGCACGTTCGTCGACGCCATCACGTTCGACCGCGAGACCGGCGCTGTCGAACTCGAGAAAGCCGCGACGACACCCAGCCAACCGTCGAACGGCGTCCTCGACTCCGTCGACAAAGTCGGGGCAGACCTCCCTGCGACGGAGGCATTCGTCCACGGTACCACGCTCGGCCTCAACGCCGTTCTCGAACGAGACGGCGCGCGCACGGGCGTCATCACGAACGAGGGGTTCACCGACGTCCACGAGATCGGGCGCACGAACCTCGAACGCGACGCGATGTACGACATCAACTACCAGAAACCGGAGTCGATGGTGCCGCGGCGACGACGCCTCGGCGTCCCCGGTCGCCTCGACGCCGACGGGGCCGTCGTCGAGGAACTCGACGAGGACGCAGTACGGGACGCCGCCGCGGAACTCGTCGAGGAACACGACGTCGACGCTATCGCCATCTGCTTTCTCCACTCCTACCAGAACGGTCAGCACGAACGAGCGGCCGCCGACATCGTGCGGGACGCCCACCCCGACGTCAGCGTCTCCGTCTCCAGTGACATCACCGGCGAGTACCGCGAGTACGAGCGCACGAGTACCGCGGTGCTCGACAGCTACATCAAACCCATCTTCGAGAACTACGTCGACACGCTCGGCGGTGCGCTCGCCGACGCCGGCTTCGAGGAGTCGTTCTTCATCACGCGCTCGGGCGGCGGCACGCTCACCGCCGAGAGCGCGAAGACCGCACCGGTCCACACCATCCTCTCCGGGCCCGCGGGCGGACTCATCGGCGCCTCCCAGGTCGGCTCCATCACCAACCGCGACAACCTCATCACGGTCGACATGGGAGGGACGAGCCTCGACGCGGCGGTCGTCGAGGATGGGTCGCCGGTCGTCAAGTACGACTCCACGCTCGAACACCAGCCGATGCTCATCCCCGTCTACGACATCCGCACCATCGGCGCGGGTGGTGGCTCCATCGCGTGGCTGGACGGCGACCTGCTCAAGGTCGGCCCGGAGAGCGCCGGCGCCGACCCCGGCCCCATCTGCTACGACAACGGCGGCACCGACCCCACGGTCACCGACGCGGCGCTCGCGCTCGGCTTCCTCGACCCCGGCGACTTCCTCGGCGGCGAGATGGACACCGCGGCCGAGGCCGCCATCGACGGCATCCAGGAGACGCTCGCCGACCCACTCGACACGACCGTCGAGGACGCGAGCCGGGGCGTCTTCGACGTCGCACTCGCGACCACGGTCGGCGCCATCCGGGAGATAACCGTCGAGAAGGGCCTCGACCCGCGGGACTTCTCGATGATGGCCTACGGCGGCGCCGGCCCGATGTTCGTCCCGCTCGTCGCACGGGAACTCGGTGTCAAGGAGGTCGTCGTGCCGCAGGCACCCTCCGTGTTCTCCGCGTGGGGGATGCTGATGGCGGACGTCGTCTACGACTTCTCCCAGACGCAGATCGCGGTCCTCGACGACGTCTACCTCGACACCCTCGAGGCGGCGTTCGACGACCTGGAGGCGGAGGGCAGCGAGACGCTCAGTGAGGAAGGTATCGGCGAGGCCCGCCAGCGCCTCGAACGCACCATCGAGATGCGCTACCTCGGGCAGGAGCACACCGTCGAGGTGGACGCCGACGGCGTCGCGGACCTCGACGAACTCGCGGACCGGTTCGAGGCCCAGCACGAGACGCGGTACGGCCACACGATGAACGACCCCGTCCAGGTCGTCCACCTGCGGGTGCGCGCCATCGGCGAGAACGACAAACCGACGCTCGACCCGCAGCCACCCCGGGACGGTGCTCTCGAGGCGGCCGGGAGCCGGGACGCGTACTGTTTCGCCGCGGGCGAGTTCCGCGACTTCGACGTCTACGAACGCGGGGACCTCACGCCCGGCGACGAACTCGACGGCCCCGCGGTCGTCACGGAACCCACGACGTCGCTGGTCTTCCACTCCGACCAGTCGGCGACCGTCGACGACTACGGACACATCGTCGTCACCACGGAGGACGAACAATGA
- a CDS encoding hydantoinase B/oxoprolinase family protein — translation MSTQDIDAATVEVVRNYLTSAATEMQRTLIRTAYNTIIYEILDFGISVFDRDLNLIADSPGLALFLGANDYGIEKAVDHVGEENMDPGDVFIMNYPYWSGTHTLDVLLFAPVFHDEELIGYTTCRAHWLDLGAKDSGYVLDSTDVHQEGVLFPGTKVYKGGEPDPEIMDIIRFNSRMPEKVVGDLNAQVAAVRTGEQRLQELYEKYGADTVETAVERILDHGERTARAAVEELPDGTWSATGYADGVYRDDDDLIKLSAEVTIDGDEFAVDFSGSSGEVDEPLNIPPGMSETICKLCFKTLTTPEEDSNGGQYAPLTMHVPEDNIFNASYPAPTFTVWTGIVGIDVVYKALAKGMPDRVPASSGGDLADIMLYGENPETGRPFVEANNEGVGWGAGVGHDGANALMHISETMVRNIPIEVFENKAPIRFDQLSLREDSGGPGKHRGGLGIRRDFRVLEPVGALSIIQKTRTDNWGMDGGQPGKKNVVVLDSEAEDFDERVEVLVDNDHLHEGEGRHVGMFRGNFTPGEVISNRTAGGGGYGEPYDRDPERVLEDYRDDYVSREAAREQYGVAITEDGEIDDETTAELRGSR, via the coding sequence ATGAGCACACAGGACATCGACGCGGCCACCGTCGAGGTCGTCCGGAACTACCTCACGTCGGCCGCCACCGAGATGCAGCGCACGCTGATCAGGACCGCCTACAACACCATCATCTACGAGATCCTCGACTTCGGGATCTCCGTCTTCGACAGGGACCTGAACCTCATCGCCGACTCGCCCGGTCTCGCGCTGTTCCTCGGCGCGAACGACTACGGCATCGAGAAGGCCGTCGACCACGTCGGCGAGGAGAACATGGACCCCGGGGACGTGTTCATCATGAACTACCCGTACTGGAGCGGCACGCACACCCTCGACGTGCTGCTGTTCGCGCCGGTGTTCCACGACGAGGAACTCATCGGGTACACGACGTGTCGCGCCCACTGGCTCGACCTCGGCGCGAAGGACTCCGGCTACGTCCTCGACTCCACGGACGTCCACCAGGAGGGCGTCCTCTTCCCCGGCACGAAGGTGTACAAGGGCGGCGAACCGGACCCGGAGATCATGGACATCATCCGGTTCAACTCCCGGATGCCCGAGAAGGTCGTCGGCGACCTGAACGCGCAGGTCGCGGCCGTCCGCACGGGCGAACAGCGCCTCCAGGAACTGTACGAGAAGTACGGCGCCGACACCGTCGAGACCGCCGTCGAGCGGATTCTCGACCACGGCGAGCGCACGGCACGGGCGGCCGTCGAGGAACTGCCCGACGGGACGTGGTCCGCGACTGGGTACGCCGACGGCGTCTACCGCGACGACGACGACCTCATCAAACTCAGCGCCGAGGTCACCATCGACGGCGACGAGTTCGCCGTCGACTTCTCGGGGTCCTCGGGCGAAGTGGACGAACCCCTGAACATCCCGCCCGGGATGAGCGAGACCATCTGCAAGCTCTGCTTCAAGACGCTCACCACGCCCGAAGAGGACTCCAACGGCGGCCAGTACGCGCCGCTGACGATGCACGTCCCCGAGGACAACATCTTCAACGCGAGCTACCCCGCGCCGACGTTCACCGTCTGGACGGGCATCGTCGGCATCGACGTCGTCTACAAGGCGCTCGCGAAGGGGATGCCAGACCGCGTGCCCGCGAGTTCGGGCGGCGACCTCGCGGACATCATGCTGTACGGTGAGAACCCGGAGACCGGCCGCCCGTTCGTGGAGGCGAACAACGAGGGCGTGGGCTGGGGTGCGGGCGTCGGCCACGACGGCGCGAACGCGCTCATGCACATCAGCGAGACGATGGTCCGCAACATCCCCATCGAGGTGTTCGAGAACAAGGCGCCCATCCGCTTCGACCAGCTGTCGCTGCGCGAGGACTCCGGCGGCCCCGGCAAACACCGCGGCGGCCTCGGCATCCGTCGGGACTTCCGCGTGCTCGAACCCGTCGGCGCGCTCTCGATCATCCAGAAGACCCGCACCGACAACTGGGGGATGGACGGCGGGCAGCCTGGCAAAAAGAACGTGGTCGTCCTGGACTCCGAGGCGGAGGACTTCGACGAGCGCGTCGAGGTGCTCGTCGACAACGACCACCTCCACGAGGGCGAGGGGCGACACGTCGGGATGTTCCGCGGGAACTTCACGCCCGGCGAGGTCATCTCCAACCGCACCGCCGGCGGCGGTGGGTACGGCGAACCGTACGACCGCGACCCCGAGCGCGTGCTCGAGGACTACCGCGACGACTACGTCTCGCGTGAGGCCGCACGCGAACAGTACGGCGTCGCCATCACCGAGGACGGGGAGATCGACGACGAGACGACGGCCGAACTCCGGGGGAGCCGATGA
- a CDS encoding aspartate/glutamate racemase family protein — protein sequence MTDVLWIDPVGHDDFSGDIGAILDAASRPDTTVDVTSLDRGPHHVEYHYFEALVTPDVLHLVKRAENDGYDAVVIGCFYDLALEEAREVSDTMPVAAPAEATTHLATTLGDSFSVVVGRQKWVPQMRDRVRKYGFGDHLASFRPADLGVLDFQADPETTQRRLREAATAAVEEDDAEVVILGCTAEYGFFEDLQADLGVPVLDAVTAPFKYAELLAELADFGWTHSKVGGYESPPVSEIAEWGIEDDYENADVWTRGDGE from the coding sequence ATGACCGACGTCCTCTGGATCGACCCGGTCGGCCACGACGACTTCTCGGGCGACATCGGGGCGATTCTCGATGCGGCCAGTCGCCCCGACACGACCGTCGACGTGACGTCCCTCGACCGCGGCCCCCACCACGTCGAGTACCACTACTTCGAGGCGCTCGTGACGCCGGACGTCCTCCACCTGGTGAAACGCGCGGAGAACGACGGCTACGACGCCGTCGTCATCGGCTGCTTCTACGACCTCGCCCTGGAGGAAGCCCGCGAGGTGAGCGACACGATGCCGGTCGCCGCGCCCGCGGAGGCCACGACCCACCTCGCGACCACACTCGGAGACTCGTTCTCCGTCGTCGTCGGCCGCCAGAAGTGGGTGCCCCAGATGCGCGACCGCGTCCGCAAGTACGGCTTCGGCGACCACCTCGCCTCGTTCCGCCCCGCCGACCTGGGCGTCCTCGACTTCCAGGCGGACCCGGAGACGACCCAGCGCCGCCTCCGCGAGGCCGCGACGGCAGCCGTCGAGGAGGACGACGCGGAGGTCGTTATCCTCGGCTGCACCGCGGAGTACGGCTTCTTCGAGGACCTCCAGGCCGACCTCGGCGTGCCCGTCCTCGACGCGGTGACGGCGCCGTTCAAGTACGCCGAACTGCTCGCCGAACTCGCCGACTTCGGGTGGACGCACAGCAAGGTCGGCGGCTACGAGTCGCCGCCCGTCTCGGAGATCGCCGAGTGGGGCATCGAGGACGACTACGAGAACGCCGACGTGTGGACGCGAGGTGACGGAGAGTGA
- a CDS encoding M24 family metallopeptidase yields the protein MTDRERVAACQDRLDSVDADAVVLFPSTDMQYLSGFTDEPMERHLFLFVGRTDGPLFVAPEMYDNHIRHDSWVEDVRTYADGEDPLVLLEHAADELGFRGGRVLLDDRMWARFTQDFRDLFPTTEFGLASEVLEPLRLRKDNAELDALRRAGEAADAAMDDVRDLGEDAVGMTEAELAQFVEERLAAHGGDAPSFAIIAGSGPNGAKPHHRHGDREVQSGDPVVFDFGTRVDGYPSDQTRTVVFDGDPPEEFETVHDVVREAQQAAVEAVEPGVPAEAVDAAARDVIADAGYGDEFVHRTGHGVGLDVHEEPYIVEGNDQPLEPGMVFSVEPGVYLEGEFGVRIEDLVVVTEDGCERLNHTDRGWRA from the coding sequence GTGACCGACCGGGAGCGCGTCGCGGCCTGCCAGGACCGCCTCGACAGCGTCGACGCCGACGCCGTCGTGCTGTTCCCGAGCACCGACATGCAGTACCTCTCGGGGTTCACGGACGAACCGATGGAGCGCCACCTGTTCCTCTTCGTCGGTCGGACCGACGGCCCCCTGTTCGTCGCGCCCGAGATGTACGACAACCACATTCGCCACGACTCGTGGGTTGAGGACGTCCGGACGTACGCTGACGGCGAGGACCCGCTCGTCCTGCTGGAGCACGCCGCCGACGAACTCGGCTTCAGGGGTGGCCGCGTCCTCCTTGACGACCGCATGTGGGCGCGGTTCACGCAGGACTTCCGCGACCTGTTCCCGACCACCGAGTTCGGCCTCGCCAGCGAGGTGCTCGAACCCCTCCGTCTGCGCAAGGACAACGCGGAACTCGACGCGCTCCGTCGCGCAGGGGAGGCAGCGGACGCCGCGATGGACGACGTCCGTGACCTCGGCGAGGACGCGGTCGGAATGACGGAGGCGGAACTCGCTCAGTTCGTCGAGGAGCGTCTCGCCGCTCACGGCGGAGACGCCCCGTCGTTCGCTATCATCGCGGGCAGCGGGCCGAACGGCGCGAAACCCCACCACCGCCACGGCGACCGCGAAGTCCAGAGTGGTGACCCCGTCGTCTTCGACTTCGGGACGCGCGTCGACGGCTACCCCAGCGACCAGACCCGGACGGTCGTGTTCGACGGTGATCCCCCGGAGGAGTTCGAGACGGTCCACGACGTCGTCCGCGAGGCACAGCAGGCCGCCGTCGAGGCTGTCGAACCCGGAGTACCGGCGGAAGCGGTGGACGCCGCCGCTCGCGACGTCATCGCGGACGCGGGCTACGGCGACGAGTTCGTCCACCGGACCGGCCACGGCGTCGGCCTCGACGTCCACGAGGAACCCTACATCGTCGAGGGCAACGACCAGCCGCTGGAACCCGGGATGGTGTTCTCTGTAGAGCCAGGCGTCTACCTCGAAGGCGAGTTCGGCGTGCGCATCGAGGACCTTGTCGTGGTGACGGAGGACGGTTGCGAGCGGCTGAACCACACCGACCGCGGCTGGAGAGCGTAA
- a CDS encoding YccF domain-containing protein has product MPLGIKMINFVPKIVSLKDRTIETERTVDEDGNVTITQGTSEQYSLPLRAAYFLLVGWWASGVWMFFAWVASITIVGLPLAVWMYDRLPFVVSLYNY; this is encoded by the coding sequence ATGCCCCTCGGGATCAAGATGATCAACTTCGTCCCGAAGATCGTCTCACTGAAAGACCGGACGATCGAGACGGAGCGCACTGTGGACGAGGACGGCAACGTGACCATCACGCAGGGCACCAGCGAGCAGTACTCGCTGCCCCTGCGAGCGGCGTACTTCCTCCTCGTCGGCTGGTGGGCGAGTGGCGTCTGGATGTTCTTCGCGTGGGTGGCCTCCATCACCATCGTCGGACTCCCGCTCGCCGTCTGGATGTACGACCGGCTCCCGTTCGTCGTCTCCCTCTACAACTACTGA
- a CDS encoding DUF192 domain-containing protein has translation MARRLFAVLVLALLAAVALVYVGFSPDTQAEVTVRDGGNQTTHDGTTTQNASDEGNASVQVADDGGQTLGNVSVRIADDPQERYTGLSETESLGPNEGMLFVYAQAGERTYVMRSMDFPIDIVFVDANGTITEIYHAPVEADNQNLTEYTGYGKWVLEVPYNWTVEHNVTVGDRIAVER, from the coding sequence ATGGCTCGGCGCTTGTTTGCTGTGCTCGTCCTCGCACTCCTCGCGGCGGTCGCCCTCGTCTACGTCGGATTCTCGCCGGACACGCAGGCGGAGGTGACCGTCAGGGACGGCGGCAACCAGACGACCCACGACGGGACCACCACCCAGAACGCCAGCGACGAGGGGAACGCCTCGGTGCAGGTGGCCGACGACGGCGGGCAGACCCTCGGTAACGTCTCCGTCCGGATCGCCGACGACCCACAGGAGCGCTACACCGGACTGAGCGAGACGGAGTCACTCGGCCCGAACGAGGGGATGCTGTTCGTCTACGCCCAGGCGGGCGAGCGCACGTACGTGATGCGGTCGATGGACTTCCCCATCGACATCGTGTTCGTCGACGCGAACGGCACTATCACCGAGATCTACCACGCGCCCGTCGAGGCGGACAACCAGAACCTCACGGAGTACACCGGCTACGGGAAGTGGGTGCTGGAGGTGCCGTACAACTGGACGGTCGAGCACAACGTGACGGTCGGCGACCGGATCGCCGTCGAGCGCTGA